One region of Hymenobacter sediminicola genomic DNA includes:
- a CDS encoding alpha/beta hydrolase, which produces MFLAMNVVAAFHAWRFTHFVVEAGPHTDNPEQLTAPQKLWVLLTGIKNPKPANQARPDFPYVTLYLSSPNGRLESWYSAVPEPRGTVALFHGYISSKSKLLTEAATFRRLGYNVLLTDFAGNGGSAGNICTVGYHEAEDVAAVMRWLQRRPGAVYIYANSMGAVATLRAEAELGVRPTANVLECPYGSMLQTAQSRFRSMHVPSFPMANLLVFWGGLENNFWAFDLDATAYSARTSTPTLLLWGKADPRVTRSETDAIYAALRGPKQRQDFPRSGHEPYWWKHKALWEQTIQDYLGQQ; this is translated from the coding sequence GTGTTTCTGGCAATGAACGTAGTGGCGGCTTTCCACGCGTGGCGCTTTACGCACTTCGTGGTGGAAGCCGGCCCCCACACCGACAACCCCGAGCAGCTGACGGCACCGCAGAAACTGTGGGTGCTGCTGACCGGCATCAAAAACCCTAAGCCTGCCAATCAGGCCCGCCCCGACTTTCCGTACGTTACGTTGTACCTGTCCAGTCCCAACGGACGGCTGGAATCGTGGTATAGCGCCGTGCCGGAGCCGCGGGGCACCGTGGCGCTGTTTCATGGCTACATCAGCTCCAAAAGCAAGCTTCTGACCGAAGCCGCCACCTTTCGCCGCCTCGGCTACAACGTACTACTCACCGATTTTGCCGGTAATGGCGGCTCGGCGGGCAACATCTGCACCGTGGGCTACCATGAGGCGGAAGACGTAGCCGCCGTTATGCGTTGGCTGCAGCGGCGACCCGGCGCGGTATATATCTATGCCAATTCTATGGGCGCCGTGGCCACGTTGCGAGCAGAAGCGGAGCTGGGCGTGCGGCCCACTGCCAACGTGCTAGAATGCCCCTATGGCTCCATGCTGCAGACTGCCCAGAGCCGCTTCCGCTCCATGCACGTCCCGTCCTTCCCGATGGCCAACCTGCTGGTGTTCTGGGGCGGCCTGGAAAACAACTTCTGGGCCTTCGACCTCGACGCCACTGCCTACTCTGCGCGCACCTCTACTCCCACCCTGCTCCTGTGGGGCAAAGCCGACCCGCGTGTAACCCGCTCCGAAACCGATGCCATTTATGCTGCCCTGCGCGGCCCTAAGCAGCGGCAGGACTTCCCGCGCTCCGGCCACGAGCCATACTGGTGGAAGCATAAGGCGCTGTGGGAACAAACGATTCAGGATTACCTAGGCCAGCAGTAG
- the dnaK gene encoding molecular chaperone DnaK translates to MGKIIGIDLGTTNSCVAVMEGNEPVVIPNSEGRRTTPSIVAFLDNGKGERKVGDPAKRQAITNPTNTLQSIKRFMGRGFGEVTEEAKNVSYQLVRGANNTVAVQIGDRQYTPQEISAMVLQKMKQTAEDYLGQPVTEAVITVPAYFNDAQRQATKEAGAIAGLDVKRIINEPTAAALAYGLDKKHKDQKIAVYDLGGGTFDISILELGDGVFEVLSTNGDTHLGGDDFDQVIINFLAETFASENEGLDLRKDAMALQRLKEAAEKAKVELSSSTETEINLPYVTATASGPKHLVVKLSRAKFEQLADNLVRRSMEPCKKALQDAGLSTSDIDEVILVGGSTRIPRIQEEVEKFFGKKPSKGVNPDEVVAVGAAIQGGVLTGEVKDVLLLDVTPLSLGIETMGGVMTKLIESNTTIPTKKSETFSTASDNQPSVEIHVLQGERPLASQNRTIGRFHLDSIPPAPRGVPQIEVTFDIDANGILHVSAKDKGTGKEQKIRIEASSGLTDADIERMRNEAAANADADKAETERIGKINAADSMIFQTEKQLKEYGDKLSAGNKTAVDNALADLKKAHESKDISQIDTAMEAINTAWQAASQEMYAATQGGAEGGQPGADGGNPFGGAGQPGGNGQQGQPHDNVTDVDYEEVDGQK, encoded by the coding sequence ATGGGCAAAATAATCGGTATTGACCTCGGCACCACCAACTCGTGCGTGGCCGTAATGGAAGGCAACGAGCCGGTGGTAATTCCGAACAGCGAAGGCCGCCGCACGACTCCCTCAATCGTGGCGTTCCTCGATAACGGTAAAGGCGAACGTAAAGTAGGTGACCCCGCTAAGCGTCAAGCCATTACCAACCCCACCAACACGCTCCAGTCGATTAAGCGCTTCATGGGCCGCGGCTTCGGTGAAGTGACCGAAGAAGCGAAAAACGTGTCCTACCAATTGGTAAGAGGCGCCAACAACACGGTGGCCGTGCAAATCGGCGACCGGCAGTACACGCCGCAGGAAATTTCGGCCATGGTACTGCAGAAAATGAAGCAGACCGCCGAAGATTACCTGGGCCAGCCTGTAACGGAAGCTGTTATTACGGTGCCTGCTTACTTCAACGACGCCCAGCGTCAGGCTACCAAAGAAGCTGGCGCCATTGCCGGCCTCGATGTGAAGCGCATCATCAACGAGCCGACTGCCGCCGCCCTGGCTTACGGCCTCGATAAGAAGCACAAAGACCAGAAGATTGCCGTGTATGACCTTGGTGGTGGTACGTTCGACATCTCCATCCTCGAACTGGGTGATGGCGTATTCGAAGTACTGAGCACCAACGGTGACACCCACCTCGGCGGCGACGACTTCGACCAAGTTATCATCAACTTCCTGGCCGAGACTTTCGCCAGTGAAAATGAAGGCCTCGACCTGCGCAAAGACGCTATGGCCCTCCAGCGCCTGAAAGAAGCTGCTGAGAAAGCCAAAGTAGAGCTGTCGTCGTCGACGGAAACTGAAATCAACCTGCCCTATGTAACGGCTACCGCTTCGGGCCCGAAACACTTGGTAGTGAAGCTGAGCCGCGCCAAGTTCGAGCAGCTTGCCGATAACCTCGTGCGTCGCTCGATGGAGCCTTGCAAGAAGGCGCTGCAAGACGCCGGCCTGAGCACTTCCGATATCGACGAAGTAATCTTGGTAGGTGGCTCGACCCGCATTCCGCGCATTCAGGAGGAGGTAGAGAAGTTCTTCGGCAAGAAGCCTTCCAAGGGTGTTAACCCCGACGAAGTAGTGGCCGTGGGCGCTGCCATCCAGGGTGGTGTATTGACTGGCGAGGTGAAAGACGTGCTTCTGCTCGACGTAACCCCTCTGTCGCTCGGTATCGAGACAATGGGCGGCGTGATGACCAAGCTCATCGAGTCGAACACCACGATTCCTACCAAGAAGTCGGAGACGTTCTCCACGGCTTCCGACAACCAGCCTTCGGTTGAGATTCACGTGCTGCAGGGCGAGCGTCCGTTGGCTTCGCAGAATCGCACCATCGGCCGCTTCCACCTCGATTCGATTCCGCCAGCACCCCGCGGTGTTCCGCAAATCGAAGTAACCTTCGACATTGATGCCAACGGAATTCTGCACGTATCGGCCAAGGACAAAGGCACAGGCAAAGAGCAGAAGATCCGCATCGAAGCCTCGTCGGGCCTCACCGATGCTGACATCGAGCGGATGCGCAACGAGGCGGCGGCCAATGCTGACGCTGACAAAGCCGAAACCGAGCGTATCGGCAAGATCAACGCTGCTGACTCGATGATTTTCCAGACGGAAAAGCAACTGAAAGAGTATGGCGACAAGCTGAGCGCCGGCAACAAGACGGCCGTTGATAATGCCCTTGCTGACCTGAAAAAGGCCCACGAGAGCAAAGACATCAGCCAGATTGATACGGCCATGGAAGCCATCAACACGGCTTGGCAGGCGGCTTCGCAGGAAATGTATGCCGCTACCCAGGGCGGTGCCGAAGGCGGCCAGCCTGGTGCTGACGGTGGCAACCCCTTCGGTGGTGCCGGCCAGCCCGGTGGCAACGGCCAGCAAGGCCAGCCGCACGACAACGTGACGGACGTCGACTACGAAGAAGTAGACGGCCAGAAGTAG